A stretch of the Bacillus licheniformis DSM 13 = ATCC 14580 genome encodes the following:
- a CDS encoding lantibiotic immunity ABC transporter MutG family permease subunit → MLLFFRCLAADFQKTKRTSFIWLHLSVPVICAGVFLLYFYNRQPDPYQLYRTYFEAIAIALPLLIGIVCGMTASLEEQAGRFQVLLGGTAPKLTAYLSKVTLLLIMNIFAVFLAIGLYLLGLRALFHVPNLPSSLFLEAGAWLAAGSVTLYFIYFLISCTFGMGASILAGGAGLLMTALMNTGLGDVIWKYNPWAWGIRLTGYKGIDRFVQIDPSLRSVLDGEIKQGAFIMVFAIIAVFALSIIWFIRWEGRKAFE, encoded by the coding sequence TTGTTGTTATTTTTCAGATGCCTGGCGGCTGATTTTCAAAAAACAAAGCGTACGTCTTTTATTTGGCTTCACTTGAGTGTTCCGGTTATCTGTGCGGGTGTTTTTCTGCTTTATTTCTATAACAGACAGCCCGATCCATATCAATTATATCGCACGTATTTTGAAGCCATTGCGATTGCATTGCCGCTTCTGATTGGAATTGTGTGCGGAATGACGGCTTCCTTAGAGGAGCAGGCAGGCCGTTTTCAAGTGCTGTTGGGCGGCACGGCTCCCAAATTAACGGCTTATTTAAGCAAAGTCACGCTGCTTCTGATCATGAACATTTTTGCGGTATTCTTGGCTATTGGACTCTACTTATTGGGGCTCAGAGCTCTTTTTCATGTGCCGAACCTGCCAAGCTCCCTTTTTTTAGAGGCTGGGGCATGGCTGGCAGCCGGAAGTGTCACACTTTATTTCATATACTTTTTGATCAGCTGTACATTCGGAATGGGGGCTTCGATTTTAGCAGGCGGGGCAGGCCTTTTGATGACAGCGCTGATGAACACGGGATTGGGCGATGTCATTTGGAAATATAATCCCTGGGCATGGGGAATCAGGCTGACAGGGTATAAGGGGATTGACCGATTTGTCCAAATTGATCCGTCTCTCCGCTCTGTTCTAGATGGGGAAATCAAGCAGGGGGCTTTCATCATGGTGTTTGCTATAATAGCTGTATTCGCTCTAAGCATCATTTGGTTTATCCGCTGGGAAGGAAGAAAAGCTTTTGAATAA